GCGATGTCGTTGAACAACCTGCTGGCTTCACCCAGTTTTGCGGCCTGGCTGGAAGGCGACGCTTTAGACGTCAATAAACTGTTCTACACGCCGGAAGGAAAGCCGCGGCTGGCGATTGTTTCGATCGCTCACTTGTCAGACGAAGAGCGTATGTTTTTCGTGACAATCCTGTTAAACGAAGTGTTGGCGTGGATGCGAGCTCAGCCGGGCACGTCCAGCCTGCGAGCACTTCTTTATATGGACGAAGTATTCGGCTACTTTCCTCCGGTCGCCAATCCGCCATCAAAGCAGCCCATGTTGACGTTGCTGAAGCAGGCGCGAGCCTACGGGCTTGGCTGCGTACTGGCGACTCAGAACCCGGTCGACCTCGACTACAAGGGCCTGTCCAACACCGGCACATGGTTTCTCGGTCGGCTTCAAACCGAACGTGACAAAATGCGAGTTCTGGAAGGTCTTGAAGGAGCCGCCGCGTCGGCCGGTTCGACCTTCGACAAGCAGAAGATGGAACAGACTCTGGCGGGCCTGGGCAGTCGCGTCTTTCTGATGAATAACGTCCACGAAGATCAGCCGGTCGTCTTCAAAACTCGCTGGGCGCTTTCGTACCTGCGGGGGCCGATATCGCGTTCGCAGATCGAAACGCTGATGGAACCGCTCAAACAGGCGTCGCCGCAATCTGGTTCCGGGGCCACATTCGGTTTGAAGGCGGAAAAGGAAGACTCCAACGAAGCGGCTCGCCCCGTGTTGCCGCCGGAAATCGAAGAATACTTCTTTCCTGTTCGACGCGCAGACGATGGACTGTTTTATCGCCCCGCACTACTCGGCAAGGCACGCGTTCACTTTGTTTCGACCAAGCAGGACGTCGATCGCTGGGACGAGGTCACTCTGCTGCAAGTCACCGGCGACGACGTGCCGCCGGATCTGTGGCACGAAGCCGACGAATGGGACGAAGACGATTTCCCTCAACTGGAAAACGAACCAGAAGCCGATGCTGGTTTCCGCAACCTTGCTGCAGATCTGACTCAGAAGAAGTCCTATTCGAAGTGGGAATCCTCGCTGAAGGATTTTCTGTACCGCAATCGTCGGCTTCCCATCTGGACGTGTCCGGCTTTAGACGCGACGTCGCACGACACGGAATCAGAATCCGATTTCCGAATTCGTTTGCGGCACGCGGCGCGCGAAGAACGTGACCTGCAGGTTGAAAAACTGCGTTCAAAATACGCTTCAAAAATTCGCACGCTGGAGGACCAGATTCGGCGGGCGGAGCAGAAGATCGAGCGGGAAAAATCGCAGAAGTCTCAGAAGACGGTGTCCGCCGGATTGTCGGTGCTCACCAGCATCGCGGGCGCGATTTTCGGCCGCAAGGTGCGCAGCGTGACCAACGTGTCGCGGGCAGGCACCGCCATTCGGTCGGCCAGTTCCATTCGGAAAGAGGCCGAAGATGTGCGACACGCTGAGGAAGCGTTGAGCGTGCTGCTGGAGCGGCACCGAGATCTCAACGCGGAGATCGAAG
This DNA window, taken from Fuerstiella marisgermanici, encodes the following:
- a CDS encoding ATP-binding protein, producing the protein MSVVEKLGQFYLGRVHDLASGVTSAEEVHYDAKDLTTHAVCVGMTGSGKTGLCLSLLEEAAIDGIPAICIDPKGDLGNLMLAFPGLTAEEFKPWVDPAEATRSGMTVEEYAKKTADMWRKGIAEWGQGPERIQKFRDSAEVAIYTPASTAGRPLTVLRSFVAPSPEIQNDGEALRERIMAAVSGLLALMQIDADPISSREHILLSTILEKSWREGRDVDMGTLIRSIQAPPFDKVGFLDLESFFPADDRFKLAMSLNNLLASPSFAAWLEGDALDVNKLFYTPEGKPRLAIVSIAHLSDEERMFFVTILLNEVLAWMRAQPGTSSLRALLYMDEVFGYFPPVANPPSKQPMLTLLKQARAYGLGCVLATQNPVDLDYKGLSNTGTWFLGRLQTERDKMRVLEGLEGAAASAGSTFDKQKMEQTLAGLGSRVFLMNNVHEDQPVVFKTRWALSYLRGPISRSQIETLMEPLKQASPQSGSGATFGLKAEKEDSNEAARPVLPPEIEEYFFPVRRADDGLFYRPALLGKARVHFVSTKQDVDRWDEVTLLQVTGDDVPPDLWHEADEWDEDDFPQLENEPEADAGFRNLAADLTQKKSYSKWESSLKDFLYRNRRLPIWTCPALDATSHDTESESDFRIRLRHAAREERDLQVEKLRSKYASKIRTLEDQIRRAEQKIEREKSQKSQKTVSAGLSVLTSIAGAIFGRKVRSVTNVSRAGTAIRSASSIRKEAEDVRHAEEALSVLLERHRDLNAEIEDEVHMIQDKFDPDLMELSQDEVKPRKSDVNVEQVVLVWLPYSVDSTGVAERAF